Proteins encoded within one genomic window of Halobacteroides halobius DSM 5150:
- a CDS encoding MogA/MoaB family molybdenum cofactor biosynthesis protein: MIKVGILTLSDTGAAGKRKDKSGKRIEELISQIGGEVTYYQVLPDDKETIVRELKKMTDQSKLELILTTGGTGLAPRDVTPEATTEVIDTEVPGIAEAIRAKSLAKTPKAMLSRAVAGVRNESLIINLPGSPKAVEECLEVVLPVLTHAVKLIKDQVKECARD; encoded by the coding sequence ATGATTAAAGTAGGTATCTTAACTTTAAGTGATACAGGAGCAGCAGGAAAGCGAAAAGATAAAAGTGGGAAACGAATTGAAGAGCTTATTAGTCAGATTGGTGGGGAGGTTACTTATTATCAAGTATTACCTGATGATAAGGAGACTATTGTAAGAGAGCTAAAGAAGATGACTGACCAATCAAAATTAGAATTGATTTTAACGACTGGAGGTACAGGGTTAGCCCCTAGAGATGTAACACCAGAAGCTACTACAGAGGTAATAGATACGGAAGTACCAGGTATAGCAGAGGCAATTAGAGCAAAAAGTCTAGCTAAGACACCTAAAGCTATGTTATCACGGGCTGTAGCAGGTGTAAGAAATGAATCATTGATCATTAATCTGCCAGGTAGTCCTAAAGCTGTAGAGGAATGTCTAGAAGTAGTATTACCAGTTTTAACTCATGCTGTTAAATTAATAAAAGATCAGGTAAAGGAGTGTGCAAGGGACTGA
- the mobB gene encoding molybdopterin-guanine dinucleotide biosynthesis protein B, with protein sequence MIPIVSIVGWSNSGKTTFITELIPALKEKGYKVATIKHDAHKFQIDKPGKDSWQHREAGAKIVILSSSDKVAMIKEVREEPSVETLVEEYIDSDIDSDFDLVLAEGYKTGSTSKVEVFRPNVYNKPAVDEENLLLRVINDSTREELLAQVDRVCKVIEKEVL encoded by the coding sequence ATGATACCAATTGTATCTATAGTTGGTTGGTCTAATTCAGGTAAGACAACCTTTATTACTGAATTAATTCCGGCCTTAAAGGAAAAAGGTTATAAAGTGGCAACTATTAAGCATGATGCCCATAAGTTTCAAATTGACAAGCCAGGTAAAGATAGTTGGCAGCATCGAGAAGCTGGAGCAAAGATAGTTATTCTTTCTTCTTCAGATAAGGTAGCTATGATTAAAGAGGTGAGAGAAGAACCTAGTGTAGAGACTTTAGTGGAAGAATATATAGATTCAGACATAGATTCAGACTTTGATTTAGTGCTCGCCGAAGGGTATAAGACAGGGTCTACTTCTAAAGTAGAGGTTTTTAGACCAAATGTGTATAATAAACCTGCGGTAGATGAAGAGAATCTATTACTGAGAGTAATAAATGATTCTACTAGAGAGGAGTTGTTGGCCCAGGTAGATCGGGTATGTAAAGTGATTGAGAAGGAAGTATTATAA
- the moaA gene encoding GTP 3',8-cyclase MoaA: protein MGQLVDRYQRKIDYLRISITDRCNLRCRYCMPPEGVDFIEHDQILSYEKIVRIVQTGAKLGIKKVRVTGGEPLVRKGAVDLIRMLKNISGIEEVALTTNGVLLAKYASQLVTAGLDRVNISLDTLQQDKFREITNFDQLEQVIEGIKSALEVGLTPVKINVVVMQSINDDEIFDFIALTRQLPVHVRFIEYMPAGSKESEQEKYYIGSKQLKKEIKREEKLLATQFQKGNGPAYYYQVSDSLGTIGFISPISNSFCSSCNRLRLTSTGDLRACLCNEQEINLRDKLKQGEAEVKRAFQLAVDSKAEKHSLSQGNFNKNMSQIGG from the coding sequence ATGGGCCAACTAGTAGATAGATACCAACGTAAGATAGATTATCTAAGAATATCGATTACTGATAGGTGTAATCTACGTTGCCGTTATTGTATGCCTCCAGAAGGAGTAGATTTTATCGAGCATGATCAGATTTTAAGTTACGAAAAGATAGTTAGAATTGTACAAACAGGGGCTAAATTAGGCATAAAAAAGGTTAGAGTAACTGGAGGAGAGCCATTGGTTAGAAAAGGTGCTGTTGATTTAATTAGGATGTTAAAGAATATTTCTGGGATTGAAGAAGTAGCTTTGACCACTAATGGTGTTTTATTAGCTAAATATGCTTCGCAATTAGTTACAGCAGGATTGGATCGAGTTAATATTAGCTTAGATACCCTCCAGCAGGATAAATTCAGGGAGATTACTAACTTTGATCAGTTAGAGCAGGTAATAGAAGGTATTAAGTCAGCTTTAGAGGTAGGTTTAACTCCAGTTAAGATTAATGTAGTAGTGATGCAAAGTATAAATGATGATGAGATTTTTGATTTTATTGCTTTGACTAGACAGTTACCTGTTCATGTCCGCTTTATTGAGTATATGCCGGCAGGTAGTAAAGAGAGTGAACAAGAGAAATACTATATAGGGAGTAAGCAGTTAAAAAAAGAGATAAAAAGGGAAGAGAAACTATTGGCAACTCAGTTTCAGAAAGGTAATGGTCCAGCCTATTATTATCAAGTTTCTGATAGTCTAGGGACAATTGGATTTATTAGTCCGATTAGTAATTCTTTTTGTAGTAGCTGTAATCGTTTAAGATTGACTTCAACTGGAGACTTGAGAGCTTGTTTATGTAATGAGCAAGAAATTAATTTACGAGACAAGTTAAAGCAAGGTGAAGCTGAAGTAAAAAGAGCTTTTCAATTAGCAGTGGACAGTAAGGCAGAGAAACATTCTTTAAGTCAGGGTAACTTTAATAAGAATATGTCCCAGATAGGAGGCTAA
- the modA gene encoding molybdate ABC transporter substrate-binding protein: protein MNKLAICCLILMVVVTGCSYINSTAEKKNIRIMAAASLTEVFNDLKAGFESKHHDIKLEINYAGSQALYSQIKSGVTADLFASANIKYMNQLDEADMVVDPTIFAHNKLVIAVFKETENIINGIEDLVQKGVELVIADKSVPVGGYTIQMLNKQVNNPKLSSDYKEKFLDAVISKELDVKSVVAKVELGAADAGVVYKTDVNASNLEKVKVVNIKDKYNVIATYPIALLKGHKKGAKKFLNYLYSKEGGRILEKHGFIKESRE, encoded by the coding sequence ATGAATAAATTGGCAATTTGTTGTCTAATCTTAATGGTTGTAGTTACTGGATGTTCTTATATTAATAGTACAGCAGAGAAGAAAAACATTAGAATTATGGCTGCTGCCAGTTTAACTGAGGTATTTAATGATTTGAAAGCAGGATTTGAGTCAAAGCATCATGATATTAAGTTAGAAATTAATTATGCAGGAAGTCAGGCTTTATATAGTCAGATTAAATCTGGAGTAACAGCAGATTTATTTGCTTCAGCTAATATTAAGTATATGAATCAATTAGATGAGGCTGATATGGTGGTAGATCCAACTATTTTTGCTCATAATAAGTTAGTTATAGCTGTATTTAAAGAAACAGAAAATATTATTAATGGCATTGAAGATTTAGTACAAAAAGGAGTAGAGCTTGTAATTGCAGATAAATCTGTACCAGTAGGTGGATATACAATACAAATGTTAAATAAGCAAGTTAATAATCCTAAGTTATCATCAGATTATAAAGAGAAATTTTTAGATGCTGTTATATCTAAGGAGTTAGATGTAAAAAGTGTAGTAGCCAAGGTAGAGTTAGGGGCAGCAGATGCAGGAGTTGTTTATAAGACTGATGTTAATGCTAGCAATTTAGAAAAAGTAAAAGTAGTTAATATTAAAGATAAGTATAATGTAATTGCGACCTACCCAATAGCGTTATTAAAGGGACATAAAAAGGGGGCTAAGAAATTTTTAAATTATCTGTATTCTAAAGAAGGAGGAAGAATATTAGAAAAACATGGATTTATAAAGGAAAGTAGGGAGTAA
- the glp gene encoding gephyrin-like molybdotransferase Glp: MSNLFKLVKVKEAFELLEQKINLTLDSERLKITQARGRILATDIKSEVNLPPFSRSTMDGYAVKAEDIFGASVTAPVYLNLIGSIKMGAKPKQKIRSGEAMEIATGGMLPVGADAVVMVEDTEKLGIKEIEVTKAVAPGANIVTKGEDISQGSLVLSAGHLLRPQDIGALAGIGVTEVDLFTKPEVTVLSTGDELITPDKEPKLGQIRDINSYSIGTLVEEEGGATTYGGIILDEPDSLQDKLKAAIASSDLVVLSGGSSVGVKDLTIDVLKQLGEPGVLVHGIAIKPGKPTILAIIDQTPVVGLPGHPTSAFVVAQMILKPLLQRLTDRRENYKKLYSFLPAKVSRNIASTKGREEYIRVKLTQKENQIWAEPLLGKSSLISTLVGADGLLKIGLGREGIKKGREVEVLTF, from the coding sequence ATGTCAAATCTATTTAAGTTAGTAAAGGTTAAAGAAGCTTTTGAACTATTAGAGCAGAAGATAAATTTAACTTTAGATAGTGAGAGATTAAAGATTACTCAAGCTAGAGGACGAATCTTAGCTACAGATATTAAGAGTGAGGTTAATCTACCTCCTTTTTCTCGTTCGACGATGGATGGTTATGCAGTTAAGGCTGAAGATATATTTGGTGCTTCAGTTACTGCACCTGTTTATCTCAATCTGATTGGTAGCATAAAGATGGGAGCGAAACCTAAGCAAAAAATTAGATCTGGAGAGGCAATGGAGATAGCTACTGGTGGCATGTTACCTGTTGGGGCTGATGCAGTAGTAATGGTTGAAGATACAGAGAAATTAGGAATTAAGGAGATCGAAGTTACTAAAGCAGTAGCGCCAGGAGCTAATATTGTTACTAAGGGCGAAGATATCAGTCAAGGTAGTCTTGTATTATCAGCAGGACATCTACTACGGCCTCAAGATATAGGTGCTTTAGCTGGAATTGGAGTTACAGAGGTTGATCTATTTACTAAGCCAGAGGTAACTGTCCTTTCTACAGGTGATGAGTTAATCACACCTGATAAGGAGCCTAAATTAGGACAGATAAGGGATATTAACTCTTATTCAATCGGAACCTTAGTAGAAGAAGAAGGGGGGGCTACTACTTATGGTGGTATTATCTTAGATGAACCAGATAGTTTGCAAGATAAGTTAAAAGCAGCAATAGCTAGTAGTGATCTAGTAGTCTTATCTGGTGGTAGTTCAGTGGGAGTCAAAGATCTAACTATTGATGTCTTAAAGCAATTAGGTGAACCTGGAGTTTTAGTCCACGGGATAGCCATTAAGCCAGGAAAACCAACTATATTAGCTATTATTGATCAAACCCCAGTAGTAGGTCTGCCTGGTCATCCTACTTCTGCTTTCGTAGTAGCTCAGATGATACTTAAACCATTATTACAGAGATTAACGGATAGAAGAGAAAATTATAAAAAATTATATAGTTTTTTACCAGCTAAAGTAAGTCGGAATATAGCTTCTACTAAAGGTAGAGAGGAATATATTCGGGTTAAGTTGACTCAAAAAGAGAATCAGATCTGGGCTGAACCTTTATTAGGAAAGTCAAGTTTAATCTCTACTTTAGTTGGTGCTGATGGATTGCTTAAGATTGGTTTAGGTCGAGAAGGAATTAAGAAAGGTAGAGAGGTAGAGGTGCTGACTTTTTGA
- a CDS encoding formate/nitrite transporter family protein, with the protein MFTKTVNSVAAAAKKKVGFMNQSLVKYFILSMMAGAFVGLGIMLIFSIGAPLKAVGSPIVKTIMGASFGVALTLVIFAGSELFTGNNLVMTVGYLSGEVSLKDVLKLWFWCYLGNLVGSLVMAWLLYNTGLISSGVTADFILKATAAKMNAPVSQLFFRGILCNMLVCLAIWMGIKAKNEVSKLILIFWTLFAFIGSGFEHSIANMTLLAMGLFIPHPETITVMGYLRNLIPVTLGNVIGGGVLIGAIYWYVASDSLAAKQEVKEVA; encoded by the coding sequence ATGTTTACTAAAACAGTTAATAGTGTTGCAGCAGCAGCTAAGAAGAAAGTAGGATTTATGAATCAATCATTAGTCAAGTATTTCATCTTATCAATGATGGCTGGAGCTTTTGTAGGGTTAGGGATCATGTTAATTTTCTCTATTGGAGCCCCTCTAAAAGCAGTAGGTTCACCTATAGTTAAGACAATTATGGGAGCATCTTTTGGAGTTGCTTTAACTTTAGTTATTTTTGCTGGGTCTGAATTATTCACAGGAAATAATTTAGTGATGACAGTTGGTTATTTATCTGGAGAAGTAAGTCTAAAGGATGTATTGAAGTTATGGTTTTGGTGTTATTTAGGTAATTTAGTTGGTTCGCTTGTTATGGCTTGGTTATTATATAATACAGGTTTGATTTCAAGTGGAGTAACAGCTGATTTTATCTTAAAGGCAACAGCAGCTAAGATGAACGCTCCAGTTTCTCAATTGTTCTTTAGAGGTATCTTATGTAATATGTTAGTTTGTTTAGCTATTTGGATGGGGATTAAGGCTAAAAATGAAGTCTCTAAATTAATCTTAATCTTCTGGACTCTATTTGCGTTTATTGGTAGTGGATTTGAGCATAGCATAGCTAATATGACTCTATTAGCTATGGGACTATTTATTCCTCATCCAGAGACTATTACAGTAATGGGTTATCTTAGAAACTTAATCCCCGTAACGTTAGGAAATGTTATTGGTGGTGGAGTATTAATTGGAGCTATCTATTGGTATGTAGCTAGTGATTCTTTAGCAGCTAAGCAAGAGGTTAAAGAAGTAGCTTAG
- a CDS encoding molybdopterin biosynthesis protein, producing MSRNIYLDNVSVEEAREKWQEALTIKATTEKIDIREATGRRLAKPVRAKLSTPSYYASAMDGIALSATDTVGATERTPVQLQEGKEYQLIDTGDPLPEEFDAVMMIEKVNQIKEGIVEIEESVAPGQNVRSVGESLVKGQLILTVGTKIGPYDIGLVLEGGVTEVTVYTQPQVDIIPTGSELIEPGRSPQPGQIIEYNSEVIKNLVLNWGGKVMQRDITPDKYEEIKEKIQQVTQESDLVAIIAGSSAGREDYTAQIVAELGEVVVHGVSIKPGGPVILGRIGDTPVIGLPGYPVASALNFRLFAQPILYQLAGLSTPETKEVKAILNKKLVSKLGFREFVRAKLVKLDNQIVAVPLARSSGVIGSLVEADGLVTISEYSEGIDKGSEVNVELLVNQSKPAETLMINGSNDHSLDLLKNKLAQQGVDLLTQPTNSLAGLTTLSRGESHLASINLLDSDGQYRQSLDRYFPTEDVKVVNLAYRQQGLIVTAGNPKNITGIADLVVNDLVFINRQQGSGARMLIDNQLAKLNIDSTKISGYQQVKQNDVTLATTIAQGGADVGVGTLVTAQVFDLDFIPLRKERIDLVIPNQYWTDTRIKELFKVICSSDFKAEINQLAGYDTSQTGQVLTDGPTSR from the coding sequence ATGTCACGAAATATCTATTTAGATAATGTTTCAGTAGAAGAGGCGAGGGAGAAGTGGCAAGAAGCGCTAACTATCAAAGCAACTACAGAGAAAATAGATATTAGAGAAGCTACTGGCAGAAGACTAGCTAAGCCAGTTAGAGCAAAGCTGTCAACTCCATCTTATTATGCTTCAGCTATGGATGGGATTGCTTTGTCAGCTACAGATACAGTTGGGGCTACTGAAAGAACTCCTGTTCAGTTACAGGAGGGTAAAGAGTATCAATTGATTGATACTGGAGATCCTCTCCCGGAGGAATTTGATGCAGTAATGATGATTGAGAAGGTAAATCAAATAAAAGAAGGAATAGTAGAAATTGAAGAGTCAGTTGCTCCAGGACAGAATGTACGGTCTGTTGGAGAGAGCTTAGTTAAAGGTCAATTAATCCTAACGGTAGGAACTAAAATTGGCCCATATGATATTGGTTTGGTATTAGAAGGAGGGGTAACTGAAGTTACTGTTTATACTCAACCTCAGGTAGATATTATTCCTACTGGTAGTGAGTTAATTGAGCCTGGTAGAAGTCCACAACCTGGTCAAATTATAGAGTATAATTCAGAGGTGATTAAAAATTTAGTACTTAACTGGGGTGGAAAGGTGATGCAAAGAGATATTACTCCAGATAAATATGAAGAGATTAAAGAAAAGATTCAACAAGTAACTCAAGAGAGTGACTTAGTTGCTATTATAGCTGGTTCTTCAGCAGGACGAGAAGATTATACAGCTCAGATTGTAGCTGAGTTAGGCGAGGTAGTAGTTCATGGAGTAAGTATCAAGCCTGGTGGGCCAGTCATCTTAGGTCGTATAGGAGATACACCAGTAATAGGTCTTCCTGGTTATCCAGTTGCATCTGCTCTTAACTTTAGGTTGTTTGCCCAACCAATACTCTATCAATTAGCAGGTCTTAGTACCCCTGAAACTAAAGAAGTTAAGGCAATATTAAATAAGAAATTAGTTTCTAAGCTTGGATTTAGGGAATTTGTGCGAGCTAAATTAGTTAAGTTAGATAATCAAATAGTAGCAGTTCCTTTAGCTAGATCATCAGGGGTAATAGGCTCTCTAGTAGAAGCAGATGGTTTAGTTACTATTTCTGAATATAGTGAAGGTATCGATAAAGGTTCAGAGGTAAATGTAGAGTTATTGGTCAATCAATCTAAGCCAGCTGAGACATTGATGATTAATGGTAGTAATGATCATAGTTTAGACCTACTTAAGAATAAGTTGGCCCAGCAAGGGGTTGATTTGCTGACTCAACCAACTAATAGTCTAGCCGGTTTAACTACTTTATCTAGAGGAGAATCTCATTTAGCTAGTATTAATTTATTAGATTCAGATGGTCAATATAGACAGTCTTTAGATAGATATTTTCCTACAGAAGATGTAAAAGTAGTTAACTTAGCTTATCGCCAACAGGGTCTAATAGTTACTGCTGGTAATCCAAAGAATATCACAGGGATTGCTGATTTAGTAGTTAATGATCTTGTATTTATTAATCGCCAGCAAGGATCTGGAGCCAGAATGTTAATTGATAATCAATTAGCAAAATTAAATATTGATTCAACAAAGATAAGTGGTTATCAGCAGGTTAAGCAAAATGATGTAACATTAGCAACTACAATAGCTCAAGGAGGAGCAGATGTGGGAGTTGGTACTTTAGTTACAGCTCAAGTTTTTGATTTGGATTTTATTCCACTTAGAAAAGAAAGGATTGACTTAGTAATCCCTAATCAGTATTGGACTGATACTAGAATTAAAGAATTATTCAAGGTTATTTGTAGCTCAGATTTTAAAGCAGAAATAAATCAGTTAGCTGGTTATGATACTTCACAAACAGGGCAGGTGTTAACAGATGGGCCAACTAGTAGATAG
- the moaC gene encoding cyclic pyranopterin monophosphate synthase MoaC gives MSNLSHFDEAGRSRMVDVGDKGETKRVAVAKGEVKVKAKTLDLITAEEIEKGDVLEVARVAGIMGVKKTSDLIPMCHPLLINGVDVKFNIFKEEARIEIIATAKTTGKTGVEMEALTAVSTAGLTIYDMCKAVDKEIEIGEIKLLKKTGGKSGTYLADELTGKVVAICRSQEKGVAKKEISEVELKIDYGLEGDAHAGDWHRQVSLLAQEDIAYMKEQGLELEAGAFGENLITQGLDLQMLAVGAKLKLNSNIVLEVTQKGKECHDRCAIYEAVGDCIMPRRGIFARVVKGGKLKKNDKVEVLIDD, from the coding sequence ATGAGTAATTTAAGTCATTTTGATGAAGCAGGAAGATCAAGAATGGTTGACGTTGGTGATAAAGGAGAGACAAAAAGAGTAGCTGTAGCTAAAGGGGAAGTTAAAGTTAAGGCCAAGACTCTAGATTTGATTACAGCAGAGGAGATAGAAAAAGGGGATGTCTTAGAGGTAGCTAGAGTAGCAGGAATTATGGGAGTGAAGAAGACATCAGATTTGATTCCAATGTGCCATCCTTTATTAATTAATGGAGTTGATGTTAAGTTTAATATATTTAAAGAGGAAGCTAGGATTGAAATTATTGCTACTGCTAAGACAACAGGTAAGACAGGAGTAGAGATGGAAGCTTTGACTGCAGTTTCTACGGCAGGCTTAACAATCTATGATATGTGTAAGGCAGTAGATAAAGAGATTGAGATAGGAGAGATTAAATTACTGAAAAAGACTGGAGGTAAGAGTGGAACTTATTTGGCTGATGAATTAACAGGTAAAGTAGTAGCTATCTGTCGAAGTCAAGAAAAAGGAGTTGCTAAAAAAGAGATATCGGAAGTTGAGCTTAAAATAGACTATGGTTTAGAAGGAGATGCTCATGCTGGTGATTGGCATCGACAAGTTAGCTTATTGGCTCAAGAAGATATTGCTTATATGAAAGAGCAAGGCTTAGAGCTAGAGGCTGGTGCTTTTGGAGAAAATCTAATTACTCAGGGACTAGACTTACAAATGTTAGCAGTAGGTGCTAAATTGAAATTAAATTCTAATATTGTTTTAGAAGTAACCCAGAAAGGGAAGGAATGCCATGATAGATGTGCTATTTATGAGGCCGTAGGTGATTGTATTATGCCTCGACGTGGTATTTTTGCGCGAGTAGTAAAGGGTGGTAAATTAAAGAAAAATGATAAAGTTGAGGTGTTAATTGATGATTAA
- a CDS encoding 4Fe-4S dicluster domain-containing protein, with protein MKRIDIDRDKCIGCLTCVTACRVAHNANDSRTRITVDSQEKYAPIFCRHCDQPECVYTCMKGAMTKDPKTGIVKYDESRCANCFMCIMACPYGVLKADSEEHQEIMKCNMCQHTPSSTPQCVEKCPMEAITLEEVEE; from the coding sequence TTGAAGAGAATAGATATAGATAGAGATAAATGTATCGGATGTCTTACTTGTGTTACAGCTTGTAGAGTGGCTCATAATGCTAATGATTCAAGAACAAGAATTACTGTAGATAGTCAGGAGAAATATGCTCCTATATTTTGTAGACATTGTGATCAACCAGAATGTGTCTATACTTGTATGAAGGGGGCTATGACTAAAGATCCAAAGACAGGTATTGTAAAATATGATGAATCTCGTTGTGCAAACTGTTTTATGTGTATCATGGCTTGTCCTTATGGAGTATTAAAAGCAGATAGTGAAGAACACCAAGAGATTATGAAGTGTAATATGTGTCAGCATACACCAAGTAGCACCCCTCAGTGTGTAGAAAAATGTCCAATGGAGGCCATCACTTTAGAGGAGGTAGAGGAATAA
- a CDS encoding NAD(P)/FAD-dependent oxidoreductase has translation MRYVVIGASASGINGAKTLRELDQDAEIILISKDEDVYSRCILHHYIAGERNIEELDFSEKDYFKKYDIQWKEGVAVTELDAKEDTLHLSDGQNLSYDKLLIASGASSLIPPIKNLKVANNVVGLRNLADAKKIKETAKEVNNAVVLGAGLVGIDALTGLLEFDLNINLVEMEDRILKQQLDEYTANKYNQLFQGQGVKLKLGVKAKELIMDKENNPQELLLENGERVPCDLVVVATGVRPNIRFLENSGVKTDESGLVIDKRGQTNKEDIYGAGDVTGRNPIWPTAVKEGIIAANNMVGNELELDDFLGSKNTMNFLELPTMSVGLVEAPDHTYNEEIKVEDNNYKKIIHKDGQIYGAVIQGDLSYAGVLTQLIKEEIDVSRIKKPLFEIDYADFFNIKENLEYSY, from the coding sequence ATGAGATATGTTGTAATCGGTGCATCTGCTTCGGGTATTAATGGAGCAAAGACTCTAAGAGAGCTTGATCAGGATGCAGAAATAATATTAATTTCTAAAGATGAAGATGTTTATTCAAGATGTATACTACATCATTATATTGCGGGAGAGAGAAACATAGAAGAGCTTGATTTTAGTGAGAAGGACTACTTTAAGAAGTATGATATTCAATGGAAAGAAGGAGTAGCAGTGACTGAATTAGATGCTAAGGAAGATACTCTGCATCTTTCTGATGGTCAGAATTTAAGCTATGATAAGCTACTTATAGCAAGTGGTGCTTCATCTTTAATACCTCCGATTAAAAATTTAAAAGTAGCAAATAATGTGGTAGGTTTAAGAAATTTAGCAGATGCAAAAAAGATAAAAGAAACTGCTAAGGAGGTAAATAATGCAGTTGTATTAGGAGCTGGTCTTGTTGGAATAGATGCTTTAACGGGATTATTAGAGTTTGATTTAAATATTAATCTAGTAGAAATGGAGGATAGAATTTTAAAGCAACAGCTTGATGAGTATACTGCTAACAAATATAATCAACTATTTCAGGGCCAAGGGGTTAAACTTAAACTAGGAGTTAAAGCTAAAGAGTTGATAATGGATAAAGAAAATAATCCTCAAGAGCTACTATTAGAGAATGGCGAAAGAGTTCCTTGTGATTTAGTAGTAGTAGCGACAGGGGTTAGACCTAATATTAGGTTTTTAGAGAATAGTGGAGTAAAAACCGATGAATCGGGCTTAGTGATTGATAAAAGAGGTCAAACCAATAAAGAAGATATTTATGGAGCAGGAGATGTAACAGGTAGAAATCCAATTTGGCCTACAGCTGTTAAAGAAGGGATTATAGCAGCTAATAATATGGTAGGAAATGAGCTTGAACTGGATGATTTTCTAGGTAGTAAAAATACTATGAATTTTTTAGAACTTCCTACAATGTCAGTAGGACTTGTAGAAGCACCAGATCATACTTATAATGAAGAAATAAAAGTTGAAGATAATAATTATAAAAAGATCATCCATAAGGATGGACAAATTTATGGTGCTGTAATCCAAGGAGATCTATCCTATGCTGGAGTGCTAACACAGTTAATTAAAGAGGAGATAGATGTATCTAGAATTAAGAAGCCATTGTTTGAAATAGATTATGCAGATTTCTTTAATATTAAGGAGAATTTAGAGTATAGTTACTAA
- a CDS encoding ABC transporter permease subunit has protein sequence MKEAAMVFGAGEKELLFSIYLPLSIRPFWNGIIMACLRAAGEFGATMMFAGNLPGKTQTLSTAIYVFSQKNLGQSISLAVVLILLFLMPLLVLELKLKK, from the coding sequence ATTAAAGAAGCTGCTATGGTATTTGGTGCTGGAGAAAAAGAATTATTGTTCTCAATCTATTTACCATTAAGTATTAGACCATTTTGGAATGGGATTATTATGGCTTGTTTGCGGGCAGCAGGAGAGTTTGGGGCAACAATGATGTTTGCAGGAAATCTACCAGGGAAGACCCAGACACTCTCGACAGCAATTTATGTCTTTTCTCAAAAAAATTTAGGTCAATCTATCTCTTTGGCAGTGGTGCTTATTTTACTATTTCTGATGCCATTACTTGTTTTAGAATTAAAATTAAAGAAATAA